A region of the Desulfobulbaceae bacterium genome:
ACTGGTGGTAAAAACCGCCGCCGCCGCTGCCGGCACGGTGCAATAGATCATGGCAAGATCAAGACGGTCCTTGCCCCTGATGCCGGATTTCACCGCCCCAAAAAGAAAGCCATCGACCTGAAAATCCTGCTGTACCATGCTCGTCACTCCGGTCTTTACGTCTGCAGCCCGGTCTTTACGTCTGCAGCGCTACTGAACGATTACAAATTATTTGGTCCGGCCGCAGCAGCGCTTATACTTCCTGCCGCTGCCGCAGGGGCAGTCGTCATTCCTGCCAACCTTATCTCCATCCCTGCTGACCGGCTGCCGGGCCTTCTCTTCAGCCGCCTGGTCGCTACGCTGCATCTTCATAGCCAGGGCCTGCTGCTCCTCACGCCGGGCCTGCTCCAAGCGCTGAACCTCGTCTTCACTCACCAATCGGACCATAAAGAGGGTCGAGATGGTCTGTTGCTTGATCGTGGTCATCAGCTCCATGAACATCTCATACCCCTCTTTCTTATACTCGTTAAGGGGGTTTTTCTGACCATATCCGCGAAGACCAATGCCTTCCTTGAGATGATCCATATTGAGCAGGTGCTCTTTCCAGTGGCTATCCACCACCTGCAACAGGATAATCCGCTC
Encoded here:
- the secA gene encoding preprotein translocase subunit SecA (functions in protein export; can interact with acidic membrane phospholipids and the SecYEG protein complex; binds to preproteins; binds to ATP and undergoes a conformational change to promote membrane insertion of SecA/bound preprotein; ATP hydrolysis appears to drive release of the preprotein from SecA and deinsertion of SecA from the membrane; additional proteins SecD/F/YajC aid SecA recycling; exists in an equilibrium between monomers and dimers; may possibly form higher order oligomers; proteins in this cluster correspond SecA1; SecA2 is not essential and seems to play a role in secretion of a subset of proteins), with the translated sequence EVLKSDDIKSLILAMIPEMVEPLVLEISGHQATPEDWDWQLLDERMTAAFGFGHGIGEAEQAGMNRDSLVQHLVGLVEGAYQRREDEIGVANMRHLERIILLQVVDSHWKEHLLNMDHLKEGIGLRGYGQKNPLNEYKKEGYEMFMELMTTIKQQTISTLFMVRLVSEDEVQRLEQARREEQQALAMKMQRSDQAAEEKARQPVSRDGDKVGRNDDCPCGSGRKYKRCCGRTK